A portion of the Pseudomonadota bacterium genome contains these proteins:
- a CDS encoding S8 family serine peptidase, with protein sequence MQAKILISVTCTLFILLSGKVYPGHAAMNTFKFSGKFPPQVIQRITDGEIRDLIVLFDDTGVESPRSPAGRSLRKMRLKQVKLNALQQLPPGKFRTLRDYSQLPLSHLEFASLEALQALDTIPGVQAVFENTPLHLHLAESIPLLRRPSTFDYGFTGENTSVGIVDTGVDFTRSAFGSCTAPGVPADCRVVANVDIAPEDHTPDAHGHGSNVAGIVVGTADKTGVIALDVFDGLSSSDVYVLGAINWAIENQTTYHIAALNISLGNGVEYATACSNRFTNPYVSAAQSATAAGIILVASAGNENYTNGLSRPACTPDIVSVGAVYDNNIGGRQWSVCTDSTTQADQVPCFSNSASYLDILAPGALITAGGSTMGGTSQAAPHVAGALAIVKSAFPGLSTSDAVYRLVLTGIPVTDPKSGVTTPRLDLYAALEPYTYDEIPMLPIWGILAFGGLIAASAGRTLRKKNVRA encoded by the coding sequence ATGCAGGCAAAAATCTTGATCTCCGTAACCTGCACGCTCTTCATCCTTCTTTCCGGCAAGGTTTACCCGGGACATGCCGCAATGAATACCTTCAAGTTTTCCGGAAAGTTTCCACCGCAGGTCATTCAGCGGATAACGGACGGAGAGATCAGGGACCTCATAGTTCTTTTTGATGATACGGGCGTAGAGAGTCCCCGTTCTCCCGCCGGGAGATCTCTTCGCAAAATGAGGCTGAAACAGGTCAAACTGAACGCGTTGCAACAGCTGCCGCCCGGCAAATTCCGGACATTGAGAGACTACTCCCAGCTGCCGCTGTCCCATCTGGAATTTGCTTCTCTTGAGGCCTTGCAGGCACTCGATACTATACCGGGCGTGCAGGCGGTCTTTGAAAACACCCCTCTTCACCTGCACCTTGCGGAAAGCATCCCCCTTCTCCGTCGACCCTCGACATTCGATTACGGTTTCACCGGTGAGAACACTTCCGTCGGGATAGTCGATACCGGGGTTGATTTCACCCGGTCCGCTTTCGGATCATGCACTGCGCCGGGAGTGCCGGCCGACTGCCGGGTGGTCGCCAATGTGGACATCGCGCCGGAAGACCATACTCCGGACGCCCATGGCCACGGTTCCAATGTGGCCGGGATCGTTGTCGGAACAGCGGATAAGACAGGGGTCATCGCGCTTGACGTTTTTGACGGTTTGTCATCATCGGACGTTTACGTCCTCGGCGCCATCAACTGGGCCATTGAAAACCAGACCACCTATCACATCGCGGCGCTCAACATCAGCCTCGGCAACGGGGTCGAATATGCCACGGCCTGTTCCAACCGCTTCACCAATCCCTATGTTTCTGCGGCCCAATCGGCGACAGCGGCGGGAATCATTCTGGTCGCCTCAGCCGGCAACGAGAATTATACCAACGGCCTGTCGCGACCGGCCTGTACCCCGGACATCGTCTCCGTCGGCGCCGTTTATGACAACAATATCGGAGGGCGACAATGGTCAGTCTGCACCGACAGCACAACACAAGCCGACCAGGTCCCATGCTTCTCGAACAGCGCTTCCTACCTCGACATCCTGGCCCCGGGAGCCTTGATCACTGCCGGAGGTTCCACTATGGGCGGGACTTCGCAGGCCGCTCCCCATGTAGCCGGTGCGCTGGCCATAGTAAAATCGGCCTTTCCCGGTTTGAGCACCTCCGATGCGGTATACCGTCTGGTCCTGACCGGGATCCCGGTGACCGATCCGAAAAGCGGCGTCACCACTCCGCGCCTGGACCTTTATGCAGCGCTTGAGCCATACACTTACGACGAGATACCAATGTTGCCCATCTGGGGAATTCTCGCCTTCGGCGGACTGATCGCAGCCTCGGCCGGAAGAACGCTACGGAAAAAAAATGTCCGGGCTTAA